In a genomic window of Quercus lobata isolate SW786 chromosome 4, ValleyOak3.0 Primary Assembly, whole genome shotgun sequence:
- the LOC115985697 gene encoding receptor-like protein kinase FERONIA, which translates to MRNYSILTPFFYIFFLLFIFLHITFTTSTPPYIAVDNITLDCGSFGNSKATDERDWIGDIGSKYSPIKQNNKSNSSEAQRPVSNESIPYRTARFSYSQFTCVFLVTPGPKFVRLDFHSAAYSGFTKSKDFFTVKAGSFTLLRNFSSSIYTDSSDEKYFFKEFCINVEKNKKLKLTFIPFASGSMSYYAFINGIEVVSMPTDMYYTSSSSIIEGKVPVYVGRSPQFYINYSMALEMVYRLSIGGSSIPPMQDTGMFRKWSEGMTDYLLSNGTSPRDPSLKLKYSKIPKYIAPGTRDSMSNLTWGLPVETRFNYRVRLHFCEIDLGIHFSGTREFTIYIDYQLAEETADVILWADDNNTSYYKDYVVMIQNKGEDSHTLAIDLHPRTDATLSDAILNGVEVFKLGDLSGNLAGLNMVPPLMD; encoded by the coding sequence ATGAGGAACTACTCAATATTGACACCTTTCTTTTAcatcttcttcctccttttcaTCTTTCTCCATATCACATTTACTACTTCTACACCCCCTTACATAGCTGTTGATAATATTACCCTCGACTGTGGCTCTTTTGGCAACTCAAAGGCTACCGATGAGCGTGACTGGATCGGAGACATAGGTTCCAAGTATAGTCccataaaacaaaacaacaaatctaATTCCTCTGAAGCCCAACGCCCAGTATCCAATGAGTCTATCCCCTACAGGACAGCCCGGTTTTCTTATTCCCAATTCACATGTGTTTTTCTGGTCACACCTGGCCCGAAATTTGTTCGTTTGGACTTTCACTCAGCTGCATACTCAGGTTTTACCAAGTCTAAAGACTTTTTTACTGTCAAAGCGGGTTCGTTCACCTTACTTAGAAACTTCAGCTCTTCCATTTATACTGATTCTTCAGatgaaaagtatttttttaaagagttctGCATcaatgttgaaaaaaataaaaaattgaaattaaccTTCATTCCTTTTGCAAGTGGTTCTATGAGCTACTATGCTTTCATTAATGGTATTGAGGTTGTCTCCATGCCTACGGACATGTACTATACCTCAAGTAGTTCTATTATAGAAGGTAAAGTTCCTGTTTATGTTGGCCGGTCTCCTCAGTTCTACATAAACTACAGCATGGCACTCGAGATGGTCTATCGATTAAGCATTGGTGGGAGCTCCATACCACCAATGCAAGACACTGGAATGTTTAGAAAATGGTCTGAGGGCATGACTGATTATTTGTTGAGCAACGGTACAAGCCCTCGTGATCCATCTTTGAAACTCAAATActcaaaaataccaaaatacatTGCACCTGGGACTAGGGACTCGATGTCTAATTTGACATGGGGATTACCTGTTGAGACGAGATTCAATTATCGGGTGAGGCTCCATTTCTGTGAAATAGATCTTGGGATACACTTCTCTGGCACAAGGGAATTCACCATCTATATAGACTATCAGCTAGCAGAAGAAACGGCAGATGTAATATTGTGGGCTGACGATAACAATACGTCATACTACAAGGACTACGTAGTAATGATCCAAAACAAGGGCGAGGACAGTCATACTCTGGCCATTGATCTACACCCTAGAACAGATGCAACTTTAAGCGATGCTATTTTAAACGGTGTGGAAGTGTTCAAATTGGGCGACCTATCTGGCAATCTTGCTGGACTAAATATGGTCCCTCCACTGATGGATTAA